The Iamia majanohamensis genome window below encodes:
- a CDS encoding aminoglycoside phosphotransferase family protein, with product MDVPQVVRRKARAAGAEGWLRTLPDVVDALSARWGLTPGAAFPDATEALVLAVTCGDDRSPAVLKLVVPQEGDPAQDEATVLRLDGGDGCVRLLDDDPDLGALLLERLGPSLHALGLPLARRQQVLCDTARRVWRPAPGCGLRSGADKARWLVDHITTSWEELDRPCSEAAVDHALGCAARRVAAHDDERAVLVHGDVHEWNALRSGDGFRLVDPDGLLAEPAYDLGVLMREDPVDLLRGEPRDRARWLAVRTGLDAGAIWEWGVVERVSTGLLATRVGLQPVARQMLHAADRIASGPW from the coding sequence ATGGACGTGCCCCAGGTCGTGCGGCGCAAGGCTCGGGCCGCGGGCGCCGAGGGCTGGCTGCGCACGCTCCCCGACGTCGTCGACGCCCTGTCCGCCCGTTGGGGGCTGACCCCGGGCGCCGCCTTCCCGGACGCGACCGAGGCCCTGGTCCTGGCGGTCACGTGCGGAGACGACAGGTCGCCCGCGGTGCTGAAGCTGGTGGTCCCGCAGGAGGGGGACCCCGCGCAAGACGAGGCCACGGTGCTGCGCCTGGATGGGGGCGACGGGTGCGTGCGCCTCCTCGACGACGACCCCGACCTGGGTGCGCTCCTGCTCGAGCGGCTGGGTCCGTCGCTGCACGCCCTGGGCCTGCCGCTCGCTCGCCGCCAGCAGGTGCTGTGCGACACCGCCCGTCGGGTGTGGCGCCCGGCGCCGGGCTGCGGGCTGCGGTCGGGTGCCGACAAGGCCCGGTGGCTGGTCGACCACATCACGACGTCCTGGGAGGAGCTCGATCGTCCCTGCTCCGAGGCCGCGGTCGACCACGCCCTCGGGTGCGCGGCGCGACGCGTCGCGGCCCACGACGACGAGCGGGCCGTCCTGGTCCACGGCGACGTGCACGAGTGGAACGCCCTCCGGTCCGGTGACGGCTTCCGGCTGGTGGACCCCGACGGCCTCCTGGCCGAGCCGGCCTACGACCTCGGGGTCCTCATGCGGGAGGACCCCGTCGACCTCCTCCGCGGCGAGCCCCGGGACCGGGCCCGGTGGCTCGCCGTCCGCACCGGCCTCGACGCCGGTGCCATCTGGGAGTGGGGCGTGGTCGAGCGGGTGTCCACCGGCCTGCTCGCCACCCGGGTCGGGCTCCAGCCCGTCGCCCGCCAGATGCTGCACGCCGCCGACCGGATCGCCTCGGGACCCTGGTGA